A genome region from Platichthys flesus chromosome 12, fPlaFle2.1, whole genome shotgun sequence includes the following:
- the ctu2 gene encoding cytoplasmic tRNA 2-thiolation protein 2: MCQVEENYHDGVDRAEVPSVFKKCVKCKEASAAVVIRAGDTFCRECFKEYFIHKFRAMLGKNRIIFPGDKVLLAVSGGSSSCSMLSQVQEGLSQNAHKKLRFLPGIVYIDEGGVVGQSVDERVRTVAELQAVFRATGFPFYVVPLEQVLDLPSSVVVMAPSSSEQPASAYKEAVDQFLKSSSGSCLNPKDQDPTSLPVVPEAHTQFLQQLIVSAKTLTARHDLLNTLRQHLLVHTARTEGYRKVMLGDNCTRLAIKLLTSISLGRGAQLAQDTGFLDSRYGDIILVRPMRDYSAKEIAYYNHLFNVVSVFIPSLDTKTTEKASIQRLTEGFVTKLQVDFPSTVSTIYRTSEKLQTACKSSSTEDSSDRCLLCVCTLDTSGENASSFKATLTSEQLSQTKYPARTKSDRLHPAPVELESSVPSGSCCSSGGGEDCGEVESGEGCCSAKEPEKTNLKTLLCYSCHLTIKDMSSVEHLPQYILLEAQRRKRRSKMREEISEFLLDDGEGGN, from the exons ATGTGCCAGGTGGAAGAAAACTATCATGATGGGGTGGACCGTGCGGAGGTGCCCAG tgttttcaaGAAATGTGTTAAATGCAAAGAGGCGAGTGCAGCTGTGGTCATCCGAGCAGGAGATACCTTCTGCAG GGAATGTTTCAAAGAATACTTCATTCACAAGTTCAGAGCCATGCTGGGAAAAAATAGGATAATTTTCCCTGGAGACAAG GTGCTGTTGGCTGTATCTGGAGGTTCTTCGTCCTGTTCAATGCTCAGTCAAGTACAAGAG GGACTGAGTCAAAATGCCCACAAGAAGTTGAGGTTCTTACCTGGAATCGTCTACATTGATG AGGGTGGTGTTGTAGGTCAGTCTGTTGATGAAAGAGTGAGGACGGTGGCTGAGCTGCAAGCTGTGTTCAGAGCTACGGGTTTCCCCTTTTATGTGGTGCCCCTTGAACAG GTTCTAGACCTTCCCAGTTCAGTCGTTGTGATGGCCCCATCATCATCAGAGCAACCAGCCAGTGCATACAAAGAAGCTGTGGATCAGTTCCTGAAAAGTAGCAGTGGCAGCTGTTTGAATCCAAAAGACCAGGACCCAACGTCACTGCCAGTGGTTCCAGAGGCCCACACAcagttcctgcagcagctcattgTATCAGCTAAGACACTGACGGCCAGACATGACCTGCTGAACACATTAAG GCAGCATTTGCTGGTGCACACAGCTCGTACTGAGGGCTACAGAAAAGTGATGCTCGGAGACAACTGCACCAGACTGGCAATTAAACTCCTCACCAGTATATCACTAGGCAGAGGAGCACAGCTGGCTCAGGACacg GGTTTCTTAGACTCCAGGTATGGTGACATAATATTAGTGAGGCCAATGAGGGACTACTCAGCCAAAGAAATCGCTTACTACAACCATTTGTTCAACGTGGTCTCTGTTTTCATACCAAGCCTGGACACTAAG ACAACAGAAAAAGCCAGTATACAGCGGCTGACGGAGGGTTTTGTCACTAAACTACAGGTAGACTTCCCCTCTACTGTCAGCACCATCTATAG GACCAGTGAGAAGCTGCAGACGGCATGTAAGAGCTCCTCCACAGAAGACAGCTCTGACAGgtgtctgctctgtgtgtgcactCTGGATACTTCTGGTG AGAATGCTTCATCCTTtaaggccacactgacctcagagCAGCTCTCCCAGACTAAATATCCTGCCAGGACTAAGAGCGATCGACTTCACCCTG CTCCAGTGGAGCTTGAGTCAAGTGTTCCCTCTGGATCGTGCTGttcctctggaggaggagaggattgTGGGGAGGTAGAGAGTGGTGAAGGCTGCTGTTCTGCCAA GGAACCTGAGAAAACCAATCTGAAGACCCTGTTGTGTTACAGCTGTCACCTGACCATCAAAGATATG TCATCAGTGGAGCATCTCCCCCAGTACATCCTGTTAGAGGCtcaaaggagaaaaaggag GTCTAAGATGAGGGAGGAGATCAGCGAGTTCCTGCTGGATGACGGTGAGGGAGGCAATTAG